One genomic region from Dehalobacter restrictus DSM 9455 encodes:
- a CDS encoding type II secretion system F family protein yields the protein MTKVIVVASIMGFILIYSLIMALKPKNESVEDKVKRLVAEKEDTPVKAKKAASWKEYLTSLSKYTPRKWGKQLDKDLYSGDIGLTGREFIVMQIFLFILTFLIALILLPLSAVFIVLPLLSLIFPKLYISSAKNKKIKKFNNQLPDILLTLANSLKAGFSLFQAMEMAAQEMPDPLSSEIKITLKEMAYGESTENALLNLSQRVESKDLELMVTAILIQRQIGGNLAEILINIHDTIQERLQIQGEIKTLTAQGRLSGYIIGALPILIGLVITMMQPSFMMPLFQDPLGIMLLCCGAVLEIIGFIAIRKIVNIKF from the coding sequence ATGACAAAGGTCATCGTCGTGGCCTCGATTATGGGATTTATCCTAATATACTCACTGATCATGGCCCTGAAACCAAAAAATGAAAGCGTTGAAGATAAAGTTAAGCGACTGGTGGCAGAAAAAGAAGATACCCCGGTTAAAGCCAAAAAGGCTGCTTCCTGGAAAGAGTATCTGACTTCCCTGTCCAAATATACACCTCGGAAATGGGGCAAACAACTTGATAAAGATCTTTACAGCGGTGACATTGGGTTAACTGGCAGAGAATTCATCGTAATGCAAATTTTCTTGTTCATTCTTACTTTCCTTATCGCCTTAATTCTCCTGCCTTTGAGTGCTGTTTTTATTGTTCTGCCACTGTTAAGTTTGATCTTTCCCAAGCTATATATCAGCAGTGCTAAAAATAAAAAAATAAAAAAATTCAATAACCAGCTGCCGGATATACTTCTGACCCTTGCTAATTCCTTAAAAGCCGGTTTTAGTTTATTTCAAGCCATGGAAATGGCAGCCCAAGAAATGCCAGATCCGCTCTCCTCCGAAATCAAAATCACCCTGAAAGAAATGGCCTATGGGGAATCTACCGAAAATGCTTTGTTAAATCTCTCGCAGCGGGTTGAAAGCAAAGACCTGGAATTAATGGTAACTGCCATCCTGATTCAACGGCAAATTGGTGGTAATCTAGCCGAAATTTTAATCAATATTCACGATACGATTCAGGAACGTTTACAGATTCAAGGCGAGATCAAAACACTTACTGCTCAAGGCAGATTGTCGGGATATATTATTGGTGCTTTGCCTATCTTAATTGGCCTGGTTATCACGATGATGCAGCCTTCATTTATGATGCCGCTGTTCCAGGATCCACTCGGAATTATGTTATTATGCTGTGGCGCTGTTCTGGAAATCATCGGTTTTATCGCCATCAGAAAGATTGTTAATATTAAATTCTAG
- a CDS encoding CpaF family protein has product MSLLSRLEQERGKERERTGSEKQSLIEIRQAFTSSPSSQPVDPWRELKSIIHKETIKNIQLNDVDPQEVEPIVQKVIDQYVEANGALLPRNERQRIVQEVVDEILGFGPISPLLNDDSISEIMVNGPSQVYVERHGIVELSNVTFNDDQHVQHIIEKIVAPIGRRIDESQPMVDARLPDGSRVNAIIPPLALKGPTITIRKFSRDPYRVEDLINFGTMTRDMALVLEACVKARLNIVVSGGTGSGKTTTLNVLSSFIPDHERIITIEDAAELQLDQSHLVTLETRPPNIEGKGAITIRDLVRNTLRMRPDRIIVGEVRGGEALDMLQAMNTGHDGSLTTGHANTPRDMLSRLETMVLMAGMDLPIRAIREQISSAIDLVVQQSRLRDGTRKITHITEVLGMEGDTIVTQDIYKFEQKGVDSNVHVLGGFKATGVRPRFMDTLAATGQILPDNIFVS; this is encoded by the coding sequence ATGTCGCTCCTTAGCCGTTTAGAACAGGAAAGAGGTAAAGAACGCGAAAGAACCGGATCAGAGAAACAAAGCCTGATTGAAATCAGACAAGCCTTTACCTCTTCTCCTTCCTCTCAGCCCGTTGATCCCTGGAGGGAGCTCAAAAGCATTATCCATAAGGAAACCATCAAAAATATTCAACTCAATGATGTTGATCCTCAAGAAGTCGAGCCGATCGTTCAAAAAGTCATAGACCAGTATGTTGAAGCCAACGGTGCCCTTCTGCCCCGGAATGAAAGGCAAAGAATCGTTCAGGAAGTGGTAGATGAGATCCTTGGTTTTGGCCCCATTTCCCCGCTATTAAATGACGACAGTATTTCAGAGATTATGGTCAACGGACCAAGTCAGGTCTACGTAGAACGTCATGGGATTGTCGAACTATCCAATGTAACTTTTAATGATGACCAGCATGTTCAGCATATTATTGAAAAAATTGTCGCGCCGATTGGCCGAAGAATTGATGAAAGTCAGCCAATGGTAGATGCCCGTCTGCCGGATGGTTCCAGGGTAAATGCAATTATCCCGCCTTTGGCGCTTAAAGGGCCCACCATCACGATCCGAAAATTTTCACGTGACCCCTATCGTGTCGAAGATCTGATTAATTTTGGCACAATGACCAGAGATATGGCACTTGTCTTGGAAGCCTGCGTCAAGGCCAGACTGAATATTGTCGTTTCCGGCGGTACCGGGTCAGGTAAGACCACAACCTTAAACGTCCTATCTTCCTTTATTCCGGACCACGAGCGGATCATTACCATTGAAGATGCTGCTGAACTGCAGCTTGATCAAAGCCACTTGGTAACGCTTGAAACCCGGCCGCCAAACATAGAAGGAAAAGGTGCCATCACCATTCGTGACTTGGTCAGAAACACGCTGCGTATGAGGCCTGACCGGATCATCGTCGGTGAAGTCCGCGGCGGAGAAGCCTTGGATATGTTGCAGGCCATGAATACTGGACACGATGGTTCCCTGACCACAGGTCATGCTAACACCCCGAGGGACATGCTCTCCCGTCTCGAAACCATGGTTTTAATGGCAGGCATGGATTTGCCGATCCGGGCCATCCGTGAGCAAATTTCCAGTGCGATTGACTTAGTTGTTCAGCAAAGCCGGCTCAGGGACGGCACCCGGAAAATTACTCATATCACTGAGGTCCTTGGTATGGAAGGAGACACCATTGTCACCCAGGATATCTACAAATTTGAACAAAAAGGTGTTGATTCCAATGTCCACGTCCTCGGTGGCTTTAAGGCTACCGGTGTCCGCCCCCGCTTTATGGATACGCTGGCTGCCACGGGCCAAATCCTGCCGGACAATATTTTTGTTAGTTGA
- a CDS encoding response regulator, whose protein sequence is MQGIRILIVDDIRNTRENIRRILALDSGFEVIGEAGCGSEAIRLAELLKPEIILMDISMPDIDGIKTTELLSFRIPNTSIIMMSVENDPDHMTKAMMAGAKSYIVKPFTGKELTSTILNVYHKESRKREMINSPLSPDSAVKTSDTAAKVISIFSAKGGVGKTTTAVNLGVELAKSSKVLLLDLSLQFGDIASFLNLVPKRTITDLVQAGSIKEEDIRLHTLSHSSGLEILAATNRPEYAEKVTTEHIEQILEEIKPHYDFVILDNTSRFDDISLAGLEAADEIWVVAGMDIPSIKNTKLALEIMHTLEYSPKIKLILNKFEKKIGISMKDIESSLGLNVTYLIPYEEQLTSVLNKGVPFVEALARSAPALEIKKMVSTLGVNSEITKKGQDSKETSRLSFLRFGG, encoded by the coding sequence ATGCAAGGTATACGGATTCTCATTGTTGATGATATCAGAAATACCCGCGAAAACATTCGCCGGATCCTTGCTCTTGATTCCGGCTTTGAAGTCATCGGCGAAGCAGGCTGCGGTTCTGAAGCAATCCGTCTGGCAGAATTGTTGAAACCGGAAATTATTTTAATGGATATCAGCATGCCCGACATTGACGGGATAAAAACAACAGAACTGCTTTCTTTCCGCATTCCAAATACCTCCATTATTATGATGTCCGTTGAAAACGACCCCGACCATATGACCAAAGCCATGATGGCCGGAGCCAAATCTTATATCGTCAAACCGTTTACCGGCAAAGAACTTACCAGTACAATCCTGAACGTGTATCACAAGGAAAGCCGCAAAAGAGAAATGATCAATTCCCCTCTGTCCCCCGATTCCGCTGTAAAAACATCCGACACTGCAGCAAAAGTAATCAGTATTTTCAGCGCCAAGGGAGGGGTAGGCAAAACGACGACCGCTGTGAACCTCGGTGTTGAATTGGCGAAGTCATCCAAAGTCCTTTTATTAGACTTGAGCCTGCAATTTGGGGACATCGCCTCCTTCTTAAATCTTGTTCCGAAAAGAACCATTACCGATCTGGTCCAGGCCGGTTCGATCAAAGAAGAAGATATCCGGCTTCATACCCTTAGCCATTCTTCCGGACTGGAAATCCTGGCGGCTACGAATCGCCCTGAATATGCAGAAAAAGTAACCACAGAACATATTGAGCAAATCCTGGAAGAAATTAAACCCCATTATGATTTTGTAATTCTTGACAATACCAGCCGTTTTGATGATATCAGCCTTGCCGGCTTAGAGGCCGCAGACGAGATCTGGGTTGTGGCCGGCATGGACATTCCGTCAATCAAAAATACCAAGCTGGCGCTGGAAATCATGCACACGCTTGAGTATTCCCCAAAAATCAAGTTAATTCTAAATAAATTTGAAAAGAAAATCGGTATCAGCATGAAGGATATTGAAAGCAGTCTCGGCCTCAATGTAACCTATCTTATTCCTTATGAAGAGCAGCTCACATCTGTGCTTAATAAAGGTGTACCGTTTGTTGAGGCTTTAGCCCGTTCGGCTCCCGCTCTGGAAATTAAAAAAATGGTGAGTACGCTAGGTGTTAATTCGGAAATTACTAAAAAAGGTCAGGACAGCAAAGAAACCAGCCGTCTTTCCTTTTTAAGATTTGGAGGTTGA
- the cpaB gene encoding Flp pilus assembly protein CpaB — translation MKRKFYVFMAIISGLIFSLAVFFYLNYGSGASSQDLKPLVVAAADISSRSILKADQLQIKQVPLSAYPQGGASTVKELTGRVLLVDVSQGDVLLSPMLGDPYQTGSSSGASADSFSLTVPSGKRAVAIPVDLVGSVSYKVKPGDHVDILITMDIKDSQGNQRTITSLAAQDVLVLNTGDTILKEGETAENPGSYVLAMSVSQSMAVTLGSEKGSIRLLLRNPANKETYTEAPIDPNVYTNADYFSHYK, via the coding sequence GTGAAAAGAAAATTCTATGTTTTTATGGCGATTATCTCAGGACTGATTTTTAGCTTGGCTGTCTTTTTCTACCTAAACTATGGTTCGGGAGCATCAAGCCAAGACTTAAAACCACTGGTTGTTGCAGCAGCGGATATTTCCTCCCGAAGTATCCTAAAGGCTGATCAGCTCCAAATCAAACAAGTTCCGCTTTCAGCCTATCCTCAGGGGGGGGCCTCTACCGTGAAAGAATTGACAGGCCGGGTACTCCTGGTTGACGTCAGTCAGGGTGATGTACTGCTGAGTCCTATGCTTGGAGATCCGTACCAAACCGGCAGCAGTTCAGGTGCCTCAGCCGACAGCTTTTCACTGACTGTTCCTTCAGGTAAAAGAGCCGTTGCTATTCCTGTCGATCTGGTGGGCAGTGTCAGCTATAAGGTAAAGCCCGGTGACCATGTGGATATCCTGATTACCATGGATATTAAGGATAGCCAGGGAAATCAAAGAACAATTACTTCTTTAGCTGCCCAGGATGTTTTGGTCTTAAACACGGGTGATACCATTCTCAAAGAAGGAGAAACTGCCGAAAATCCTGGCTCTTATGTCCTTGCTATGAGTGTTTCCCAGTCTATGGCCGTAACACTGGGCAGTGAAAAAGGTTCCATCCGCTTACTGCTGAGAAACCCCGCCAATAAAGAAACTTACACCGAAGCACCCATTGATCCTAATGTCTATACAAACGCCGATTATTTCAGTCATTATAAATAA
- a CDS encoding pilus assembly protein TadG-related protein, translated as MKNHPFKNEKGSIAVLTAVLLVVLLGFGALCTDMAVLYVEKARLQNAVDAAALAGAQKLPDSPQDAYLTAAEYAANNDVSLPSISISNHNREIEVSASEEHSMFLAKALGITKGKVSARSKAGVYPVRSIAGAAPLSVTIQDFVYGQEYTLKNAPPEGETGWYGPVRLDGSGASTYEDALAYGNNTPLSVGQTLQIETGNMSGPTRKGLDTRLASDTRVPGNTFTDHDSNAPEIVFIPIVEVLTRSGESIQEVKILGFAAFFIENVTRNGNDCFITGRFLKTCSTLGKETSSIIDDGNNPVQDYGLYSIKLLMN; from the coding sequence ATGAAGAATCATCCCTTCAAAAATGAAAAAGGCAGTATTGCCGTTCTTACGGCAGTACTTTTAGTTGTTCTTCTGGGCTTTGGTGCCCTATGTACAGATATGGCCGTTCTCTATGTGGAAAAAGCAAGGTTACAGAATGCGGTAGATGCAGCAGCGTTAGCAGGCGCTCAAAAATTACCGGATAGTCCGCAGGACGCTTATCTAACTGCTGCAGAATATGCTGCCAATAATGATGTCTCCCTTCCCTCAATTTCGATATCCAATCATAACCGGGAAATTGAGGTATCTGCTTCTGAAGAACATTCCATGTTTTTGGCCAAAGCACTGGGTATTACCAAAGGAAAAGTCAGTGCACGTTCCAAGGCAGGTGTTTACCCTGTCCGCAGTATCGCCGGAGCCGCTCCTTTAAGTGTTACGATACAGGACTTTGTCTATGGCCAGGAATATACACTGAAAAATGCCCCTCCGGAAGGTGAAACCGGCTGGTATGGTCCTGTCAGGTTGGATGGATCAGGTGCCAGCACCTACGAAGATGCACTCGCCTACGGAAATAATACCCCGCTATCTGTCGGCCAGACCCTGCAGATAGAAACCGGTAATATGAGCGGTCCGACACGAAAAGGTCTTGATACCCGGCTTGCTTCCGATACGCGTGTCCCTGGGAATACTTTTACTGATCATGACAGCAATGCTCCCGAGATTGTCTTTATCCCTATCGTAGAAGTCCTCACTCGATCAGGTGAATCCATCCAGGAAGTCAAGATTCTTGGATTTGCAGCCTTTTTTATTGAAAATGTGACCCGAAATGGCAATGACTGTTTTATCACGGGGCGTTTTTTAAAGACCTGTTCCACACTCGGCAAAGAAACAAGTTCAATTATTGATGACGGAAATAACCCCGTACAGGATTACGGTTTATATTCTATAAAACTGCTAATGAATTGA